The Streptomyces pratensis genomic interval TCTGCAGGGCGGAGAGCTCGTCGGCTGCCTGCTCGGTGAGCTCGCCGATCCGGTGCAGCAGCCGGGCCCGGTCATGGGCGGGCAGGTCACGCCAGGCGGGGTCCGCCGCGGCCTTCGCCGCGGCCTCGGCCGCTTCGGCGACCTCGTCCGCGGAGGCGGAGTGGACGGTGGCGAGGAGACGGCCGGTTGCCGGGTCGATCGTGTCGACGGGCTCGCCCGCACCGCGCCGCCACTGGCCCGCGATCAGGATTTCGGTGGGGAACTGCAGCACGGGTGGACCTCCGGACGAGGCGGAATGAGGGTGGACTCCGGGTGCGGACAGGCTCGTTGGGTTTCCGCCACCGGACTGCCGAAGTGCTAGAAATCTAAGCGCTTAAGTTTCTCGGCGCAAGACCCCGAGGTGAAATCGTTGCCCGGAAGTCCTTGAGCACCACATCCATGGCACCGATGATGGTGACCGAGTTGCAGGGTGCAAGCTTCCTAAGCTCTTAACTATTGACCGCTTAGATATAGCCCCCTACTGTCTCCGCAACTCATCTGCCCGCGGAAGGACACCCTCCATGACGACTGTGGCCGGCAAGCCCGCTCTCGGCTCGATCGCCGCGAGACTCGAACGACTGCCGCACTCGCGGTGGCACATCAAGGTCCGGTTCCTGATCGGCGCCGTCACCTTCTTCGAGGCGTTCGACCAGCTCCTGGCCGCATCCGCACTCCCCGTCCTGATGAAGGAATGGAACCTGTCCACCGGCCAGGCCACCTTCGCCGTCACGTCCGCGTCGATCGGCATGCTGCTCGGCGCCCTGGCCGCCGGCTGGCTGGGCGACCGCATCGGTCGTGTGCGCACGGTCGCCCTGGGTGTCGCGATCACGGGTCTCTCCAGCCTCGCCGTCGCCCTCTCCGGCGGCATCGAGATGTTCTCCCTCTTCCGGTTCGTACAGGGCCTCGGGATCGGCGGCGTCGTACCGGTCGCGGCCACCTACATCAACGAGATCGCCCGGTCGGACAAGCGGGGCCGCTTCGTCCTGCTCTACGAGATGATCTTCCCGGCCGGCCTCGCGGCCGCCACTCTGCTCGCCGTATGGGTGATCCCCGCCTTCGGCTGGCGCGCGATGTTCCTCATCGGTGCCCTTCCGGTGCTGATCGCCGCCATGCTGCCGCGCCACGTCGAGGAGTCCCCGCGATGGCTGCTGTCACGCGGGCGTACGGCCGAGGCGGAGGCGGCCATCGCCAGGATCGAGGCGGAGGTGGCCCGCGCCACCTCCGAAGAGCTTCCCGCGCCGGCCCCGTCCGCGAACCCGGTGGACGAGCCCAAGGGCACCCTCATGGACCTGTTCCGAGGGCGCTACCTGCGCCGGACCTCCGTGCTGGCGGGCCTGTGGTTCGCGGCGTACTACGTGAACCACGGCATCTCCACCTGGCTGCCCTCGCTCTACACGAAGGAGTTCGGCCTGGATCTCACCACGGCCCTCGTCTTCACCCTGCTCAGCAACGTCACGGGCCTGCTGGGCACCTTCGTCATGGCGATGCTGATCGACCGCACCGGCCGGAGGCCGGCCCTGATCGGCGCGTTCGTCGGGACGACGCTCTCACTCGGCGTACTGGCGCTCGCAGGCGCGACCTCGGGTGGCCAGGTCGCCCTCTTCGCCTCCTGTACGACGTTCTTCCTGTACGCGATCAATGCGGGGCTCTACCTGTACTCCCCCGAGCTGTACCCCACCTTCAACCGGGCCAAGGGCGCGGCCTTCGGAGGCCTGTGGAACCGGTGCGGCGTCATCCTCGGCCCGGTGGCCGTCGGCGCGATCATCGGAGCGGGTGGCGGCCTGTCCCTGGTCTTCGCGCAGCTCGCAGTGATGGGGGCCGTGGGTGCGGTGATCGCGTGGTTCGCCGTCGAGACCAAGGGCAGGACGCTGGAAGAGCTCAACACCTGAGCACGTGTGAGTTCGACGTACGAGCACGGACGCGTTCAGCCGCCTGGCCACAGGCACGATCCACGCTGGACACGGACGCGTTCGGCGACTGACCACAGGCACCTTCGACGCATGATCACGCCGGTTCGGGGCCGGTGGCCGGGAGCAGCGCTCACTGCTCCCGGCCACCGGCCCCGAGCGTCTGCGCGAGGGTTCCCAGGAGAGCTGTGAGCCGTCGGCGCTCCGCGTGGCCGAGGCCGGCCAGGAGCTCCCGCTCCCGGTCGGACCGTACGGCCGCCACCCGACCGGTCAGCGCGAGGCCCTCGGGGGTGAGACGGAGCCGGACGATCCTGCGGTCGTCGGTGTCGCGCTCGCGACGGATCAGCCCGGCCTCCGCCAGCCGGTCGGCCTGCTGTGTGAGCCCGCCCGCCCTCGCCGAGCCTGCCGCGGCGACCTCACCCATCGTCAGCCGGTACGGGGCGCCGGCGTCGCGAAGTGCGGCCAGTACGTCGTAGGCGGGCAGAGTGATGCCGTACTCGCGCAGCGCCCTGCCGACGACGAGCTGGTGGCGCGCGGCGCAGTCGTCGAGCAGGGCGAACAGGGAGGCGGGGGCGTCTCCCGGCTCCTCCGGGGCGGGTACGCCGGGCTCAGCCCGGTCCGGCCCCGGCGCGTCCGGACCGGACCCGTGAGGAGCGGCCGGTTCCCGGGCGTCGCCGAACGCCGTGGCGAGCACGTCCGTCAGCGCCGGGGCGAGGTCCGCGGTCGGGACGGAGGCCGCCGGTTCGTGCGCGAAGACATAGCGCTCCATGATCACCCCGAATAGGACGCTGCGGATCACCGTGGCACGCACATCGGCCTCCGCGCCGGTTCCGAGCACCTGGGCGAGTGGTTCCCCCACCTGCGTGTCGAGGATCGCGCGCAGCAGTTCCGCGCTGGGCGGGTGGCTGACAGCGGAGCGGATCAGCGCCGGCCAGGGGTCGTCGGCGGGCAGCCGGTCCCACCGGTCGAGGTACGCGCGGGCGAGGACGCCCGGCAGGTCTCCCGCCTCACCGCCGGACGCCGCGAGCACGTCGCCGCTGACGCCGGCCCCGCTGCCCACCGCCGCGCGGAAGAGGCCGTCCTTGGTACCGAAATAGGCCATCACCAGGCCGGGTGTCACCCCCGCCTCGGCCGCGATGGCGCGTACCCCTACGCCCTTGAAGCCGTGCGCGCCGAAGAGGCGACGCGCCGCGTCGAGGACCGCCCGGCGATTGCCTTCCGGGTCGTGCGAACCGGGGCGGCGCTGTGCAGCCGGTTCCGGCACGGCACCGCGCGCGTCACCCTCCGCCTGTCGTCGTCGGCTCGTGCTCTTGCTCTCTGTTTCCACAGGCGTCAGATTAAACGGCTGTTCATAAAAACAGTCGTTCAAAAACTGTCACAGAGCGTGGACCGGCCCCGTGCCGGCGGTGAGCGGGTGGCCACTGCCACCGCGACGCACGGCGACGATCTCCGCCACCACCGAGAGGGCGGTCTCCTCGACCCCCCGGCCGCCCAGGTCGAGACCGATCGGCGAACGCAGGGCGGCGAGTTGCGCCTCGGTCACGCCCGCCGCCCGGAGGCGCTCCACCCTGTCCTCGTGCGTGCGGCGGCTCCCCATGGCGCCCACATACCCCGCGTCGCTTCGCAGGGCGCGGGTGAGGAGGGGGACGTCGAAGCGGGGGTCGTGGGTCAGGACGCACACCGCCGTCGTGGGGCCGACCAGATCCGCATGGGTGTGGAACCAGCGGTCCGGGCGGGCGACGACGACCTCGTCGGCGCCCGGGAAGCGTTCGGGATCCGCGAACGCCGGCCTCGCGTCGCAGACGGTCACGTGGTGGCCGAGGGCCGCGCCGAAGTCCGCGAGCGGCCTGGCGAACTCGGCGGCCCCGAAGATCAGCAGCCGGGGGCGGGGCGCGAAGGACTGCACCAGCAGCCCGCGTTCCTGGGCGCACTCGGCGCCGGCCGCCGGACTCCTTCCGCCGGCCACCCCCTCCCCCACCGTGACCAGCCCGCTCTCCCCTCGCCCGAGCATGCCCTCGGCGGCCAGCGCGGCCACCCGGTCCGCAGCCGCGCCGCCCAGTGAACCGCTCACCGCCCCGCGGCCCACAGCCAGGCTTCCGCCTCCGTCGAGCGGCGTGACCAGTGCGACCGGGACACCTGCGGCCGCGTCCTCCGAGACCCGGCCGAGCGGCGCTTCCGAGCTCACTTCACGGATCAGCACCTCGATCGTCCCGCCGCAGGTCAGCCCCACCGCGAACGCGTCCTCGTCGCCGACACCCCAGCGTTCCACGACCGGTGGGCCACCGGCGAACACCTCCTCCGCGGCAGCGACCACGGCGGCTTCGACGCATCCTCCGGACACGCTGCCGACGATGCGGCCGTCCTGGGTCACCAGCATGGAGGCACCCGGCCCGTGCGGGGCCGAGCCCCAGGTCCGCACCACTGTCGCCATGACGCAGCGGGTTCCGGAGCTCTGCCAGGCCGCCGCCTGGTCGATGACATGTCGCACTTCGCTCACCTCTGGCCGGGAAATCTGCGGGAGCCTCTTGCCAACGAGAAACTTTAGTGTAAATCATTTCAGGTACTAGATAGATAGGTGCGTGACGATCCCAGCCCGACGCGCCGACGTGCCACGGCGCGACGACCATCCGAGAGGCCCGGTGGAAGCAGATTGAAACCCACACCCTTCGACTACACCACTGCACGAAGCGTCGCCGAAGCGGTCGCCCTCCTTGCCGATCCGACGCGGGACGCCAAGATCATGGCGGGCGGTCAGTCCCTGATCCCCATGCTGAACATGCGCCTCGCGCGGCCCGAGCTTCTCGTGGACATCACCCGAATCCCCGAGTTGTCCCACCTGACGGTCGACGCGTCGGGTGCCCTGCACATCGGCGCCGCCGTCCGGCAGTCCCGCACCGCGGCCGACCCCGCTGTCCGGCGGGGGTGGCCCCTGCTCGCTGCGGCGATCGAGCACATAGGCCACCCGCAGATCCGCAGTCGTGGCACCGTCTGCGGAAGCCTGGCCCACCACGACCCCGCGGGCGAACTCCCCACGGTGGCACGGGCCCTGGACGCCCGCTTCGTGATCACCGGGCCACGTGGCATCCGCACGGTCCGGGCGGAGGACTTCTTCGTCGCCACATTCTCCACGGCGGTCGGCGAGGACGAGCTCCTCCTGGAGGCCGTGTTCCCCCCGCCCCCCGCACAGCACGGCTGGGCCTTCGAGGAACTCACCCGCAGGCACGGCGACTTCGCGACCGTCGCGGTCTCCGTCCTCCTGGAGCGGGACTCCGTCGCGGGCACGGTCCGTTCGGCCCGCGTGGTCTTCAGCGGTGCCGGCCCCGTTCCCGTACGGCTGCCGGCGGCGGAGGACACGCTCGTCGGGACCCGCGTCGGCGAAGAGGCGCTGGCCGCCGCGAGGCGCGCCGCACTGGCCGGCCTCTCACCGTCCGCCGACGTCCACGCGAGCGCCGCCCACCGGCGCGAGACCGCCGCACACCTCCTCGTCCGCGCCTGTACCACCGCATGGGAGCGCTGCTGATGACCCCTTCCGTCCCCGTCCAAACCACCGTCCGCACCCCGCCGCTCGCAGAGCCGTCCGGCTGGCACCGGATCACGCTCACAGTGAACGGCGAACAGATCACCGCCGAGGTCGAGTCCCGGCTGCTTCTCAGCGACTTCCTCCGCGACCGGCTCGGGCTCACCGGCACCCATGTCGGCTGCGAGCACGGAGTGTGCGGGGCCTGCACCGTGCTCCTCGACGACGAACCGGTGCGCACCTGCCTGGCCCTCGCCGTGCAATGCGACGGCGTCTCCGTCCGCACCGTCGAGAGCCTCGCCCCCGGCGACGCCCCGCTCACCTCCGTCCAGCGCGCTTTCCACGAATGCCACGGCATGCAGTGCGGCTTCTGCACACCCGGCTTCGTCATGACGGCGACCGCACTGACCGAACAGCCCGAGCGCCCCGGCCCCGAGGAGGTCGCCGACGCACTCGGTGGGCACCTGTGCCGGTGCACCGGTTACCGCAACATCCGCCGTGCCGTGTGCCAGGCACTCGACGAGCGTTTCGGGGAGTGACCCGTATGTCCCACGATTCCGATCCGGGCCGGCAGGACGGCGGCAGCTGGATAGGCCGGTCCGTCCCGCGCGTCGAGGACGACCGGCTGCTGCGCGGCAACGGCCGCTACGTCGACGACATCGCCCTCCCCGGTGCCGTCGAGGCCGCGTTCCTGCGCAGCCCGCACGCCCACGCCCGCATCGATTCCGTCGACGTGAAGGCCGCGCTGGAAGCACCCGGCGTCATCGCCGTATGGACCGGCGCCGACGTCGCGGACCTGCCTCCGATGCTCAACAAGGAGGAGCTGCGCACCCCGCCGGGCCTCGCCGAGCTGCTGGACCCGACGGTCCGGATGACGCCCATGCCTCTGCTCGCCGCCGACAAGGTGCTCTACGTGGGCCAGCCCGTCGCCCTCGTCGTGGCGGAGAACCGCTATCTCGCCGAGGACGCGCTCGAACTCGTCGACGTCCGCTACACCCCGCTGCCCGTTCTCGTCGACCCCGAGGACGCCCTGTCGGAGCGGGCACCGCTGCTGCACGACGATCTGCCGGACAACCTTGCCGTGGCCGTCGAGACGCGAGTCGGAGATCCTGATGCCGCCTTCGCCTCGGCACACACCGTGGTCGGTGAACGGTTCGAGGCACACCGCTATGTGGCCTCGCCGATCGAGACCCGGGCGGTCCAGGCCCAGGTGGACCCCTACAGCGGCAGGCTGACCGTCTGGTCGGGGACCCAGACCCCGCACCGTCTTCGGGATGCCGTCGCCCACACGCTCGGTCTCACGGCCGGCACGGTCCACGTCGTCGCGGCCGATGTGGGCGGCGGCTTCGGCCAGAAGGGCATCCTCTACGTCGAGGAACTCCTGGTCCCGCACGCGGCCCGCAGGCTCGGCCGTCCCGTGCTGTGGCGCGAGGACCGAAACGAGAACCTCACCGCGTCCTCGCACGCCCGCGAGCAGATCCACAGCATCGAGCTCGCCGCGGATGCAGAGGGGCGCCTCATCGGCGTCCGGGACCGGATCCTGGTCAACTTCGGCGCGTACAACATGACCGGCCTCGTTGTGCCCTACAACTCCCTCTGCCACCTGCTCGGCCCGTACCGCGTCCCCCACGTGGACATAGCTGTCACCGGTGTCCTCACCAACACCACGTTCGCCACGCCGTACCGGGGAGCGGGACGGCCGGAGACAGTGTTCGCGATGGAGCGCGCGATGGACCGGCTGGCCGCCGAACTGGGCATCGCACCGGAGGAGCTGAGGGCACGGAACCTGGTCGGCCCGGAAGAGATGCCGTACAGGACGGGGCTGGTGGACCGTTCCGGCAGCCCCCAGTCGTACGACTCCGGCGACTTCCCCGAGCTCCTGCGCCGCGCCGTGGCGAAGGCGGACGTGGCGGGGGTGCGCGCCCGGCAGCGCGCCGGCGCCCACGACGGCAGGCGCATCGGCATCGGCTTCGCGATGTACATCGAGGCCACCGGCCTCGGACCGTTCGAGACGGCACGCATCGACGTGGCCCCCACCGGGCGGGTACAGGTCGCCATCGGCGCCCCCTCCCAGGGGCAGGGACACCGCACGTCCATGGCGCAGATCGCCGCGGAGGCGATCGGCGTCCCGCTCGGCCTCATCGATGTGACCGGGGGCGACACCGATGCCACCCCGTTCGGCGTGGGCACCATCGCCAGCCGCGCCCTGGTCAACGCCGGCAACGCCACCCACCGGGCCGGCCGGCTGGTCCGGGAGAAGATCATCGACGCCGCGGCGCGACGCCTCGGCGTCACGGCGGACCGCCTCGACCTCATCGACGGGGTGGTGGCCGAGGAGCCGGGCGGCGTGTCCATCGGGCTGGCGGAGCTGGCCGGCCGGGCGCCGCTGCCCGGAACGCCGGAACCCACCGACGGACGGCACGGAACCGAGCTCAGCGAGACGGTCCACTTCCGGCCACCGGGCTTCGCCGTCGCGAGCGGAGCGCACGCCGCCGTCGTGGAGGTGGACGAACACACCGGGCAGGTGAAGATCCTGCACTACGTCGTCGTCCACGACGCGGGCGTCATCGTCAACCCGATGATCGCGGAAGGCCAGGTGACCGGGGGCATCGCGCAGGGAATCGGCGGCGCGCTGTACGAGGAGATGGTCTACGGGCCCGACGGACAGCCCAGGACCGGCACCTACATGGACTACCTGGTTCCGACCTCCTCCGAGATCCCCGACCTCGACATGGACGAGCTCTTCACCCCGAGCCCGATGAACGACCTCGGGGTCAAGGGACTCGGCGAGGGCGGCGCCATCGCCCCGCAGGCGGTGCTCGCCAACGCCGTCGAGGACGCACTGCGCCCCTTCGGGGTCGTCGTGCGCCGTGGCCCGCTCTCGCCGAGCCGCGTACGCGACCTGATCCGCACCGCGGCCACCCGCGACTGACCGGACGTACACCTCCGCACCCAGGATGGGAAACCCCATGCAGCTCGACCACACATTCACCGTTCCCGCCGACCCCGACGACGCGTGGAAGCTCTTCCACGACCTCGGCCGGGTAGCGCCCTGCATGCCCGGCGCCGTTCTCGACACGCTCGAAGGCGACTCGTTCACCGGCCGGGTGAAGGTCAAGATCGGCGCGGTGCAGATGAGTTACCGCGGCGAGGGCACCGTCACGCGCGACGAGGCCGCCCGGTCGATGCACCTCGGTCTCAGCGGCAGCGAGACCCGGGGAGCGGGCACGGCGTCCGCGACGGTCACCGCGACCCTGACCGCGGGCCCCGGCGGCACCCGGGTGCGCGTCCGGACGGACCTCGACATCACCGGTCGTCCGGCGCAGTTCGGCCGGGGGATCATGACCGAGGTCGGCGACCGGCTGGTCCAGCAGTTCGCGGACCGTCTCGAGGACCTCCTGCGGAACTCGGGCCCCGGCTCGACCGGCCCTGCGCCGGCCGCCCCGGCGGGCGAGCCCGAGGCTGTGGACCTCGGCGCGGCGGCCCTGCCCGTGCTGCTCAGGAAGGCCGCCGTGCCCGCGGCGGCCGTGCTGCTGACGGTCGTGCTGGTCAGGGTGGTGCGGCGACGGTCCCGCGGCTGAGGTCCCCCATCCCCTCAGCGGTAAGATTCTCGGTGCCGTGAGAAGCCGGGGGGACGCCGGCCGAAGCCGTACAAGGGGATGAGATGGCAGCATCAAAGCCTGGGGACCAGGACGCCGTGGCGAAGGTGATCGAGGACTGGGCACGGGAGCGGCCCGAGCTGGACACGAGCCCGCTCGAGGTCCTCGCCCGTCTCCACCGCTCCTTCCTGCGCTACAGCACGGGGCTCACCGAATCCATCGAGCGGCACGGTCTGTCCGTGGCGGGCTTCGACGTCCTGACCGCACTCCGCAGGTCCGGCGAGCCCTACCGGCTGACAGCCGGGCAGCTCGCCGACTCCGGGCTGGTGTCGTCGGCGGGGGTGACCCTGCGGATCGACCGCTTGGAGAAGGACGGTCTCATCGTCCGTGAGCGGGACACCCAGGACCGCAGAGTCGTGTACTGCCGCTTGACGGACAAGGGACTCGCCACGGTGGACACGGCGTTCGCCGAGCACCTGGACAACGAGAACCGGATGCTCGGAGGGCTGTCCCCCTCCGAGCGCCGGCAACTCGCGCGGCTGCTCCGCAAGCTGGAGATCTCGATCCTCGACGCCGACGAGGGTCGGGCCGGCGAGACGCGGTAGCCGGCCCGTGCAGTGGCCGCTTCAGGCTTTCAGCCGCTCGCCCAGCTCGTCGGCATCGGCGACGAACCAGGTCTGGTTACCCCGGTTGCACTCCCGGATGAAGTCCCGGAGCGCGGAACTGTCCGCCGCGTGACGGGAGACGTCGCCGAGCACGACCAGTCCCAGGCGGTACTGGACGAACTTCTGGACGATGTCACCCGCGACACGGGTCCCCAGCTGGAAGAAGCTCTCGTCGAAACGCTCGGCGGGGATGACGACCCACCGGGCGCCCAGGTATCCGCCGTCGCCGATGAGGTCCAGGGCCTCGCGTTCCCCCCGGATGGGCTCGCCCTCGGCGGGGCACATCAGGACAGGCACGTCATGGATGGTCTGCAGGGTGCTCATGGGCGACCAGAGTAGGGCCTGCTGGGAGTTGAAAGCACGTTCCGGTCGATGAGACGCATGCAAGTTCGACGGGAGTGTGATCGGCGGACGCACGCGGAAAGAGGTCGCATGGCAACAGCACCAACGGCTCGTCGGCACAGGCTGGCTGTGCTCGCGGCCCTGATGCTGGCCGCGTTCACTTTCAACACCACGGAGAACCTGCCGATCGGGCTGCTCGAGCTGATCTCGGCCGACATGCGGGTGTCACTCTCGGCGGTCGGTTATCTGGTCACCGCCTACGGGCTGACCGTCGCCGCGGTCTCCCTGCCTCTCGCGCAGGCCACCCGGTCCGTGCCACGCCGCCATGTGCTCACCGTGCTGCTGGCCGCGCTCGTCCTGTCCAGCCTGGTCTCGGCACTGGGCTCCGGCTACTGGCTGCTGATGATCGCCCGGCTGGTGACCGCGCTCGCCCAGGCTCTGTTCTGGGCGGTGATGGGGCCGGTGGCGGTCGGCCTGTTCCCACCGGCTGTCCGGGGCCGGGTGATCGGGGTGCTGTCGGTCGCCGGTTCGCTGGCCCTGGTACTCGGCGTCCCGCTCGGTACGTGGCTGGGCCAGCAGAGCGCGTGGCAGTTCCCGCTCGTCGTCCTGGCCGTGCTGGGGCTGGTCTCCCTCGTCACGATCGCCGTCCTCCTCCCGACGTCACGTCCGGAGGAGGGGCACGCGGCCTACGGCTCGGCACCCGACGGGCGGCGGTTCGCAGTCGTGCTGGTGACCACCGCCCTGTCCGTCACGGGCGCGTTCGCGGGCTATACGTACCTCGTGAGGTTCCTGGGTGAAGTGAGCGGTTTCTCCGACACCTCCGTCAGTGCTCTGCTGATGGTCTCCGGCCTCGCGGGCGTGGCCGGAGTGGCACTCGCG includes:
- a CDS encoding MFS transporter; amino-acid sequence: MTTVAGKPALGSIAARLERLPHSRWHIKVRFLIGAVTFFEAFDQLLAASALPVLMKEWNLSTGQATFAVTSASIGMLLGALAAGWLGDRIGRVRTVALGVAITGLSSLAVALSGGIEMFSLFRFVQGLGIGGVVPVAATYINEIARSDKRGRFVLLYEMIFPAGLAAATLLAVWVIPAFGWRAMFLIGALPVLIAAMLPRHVEESPRWLLSRGRTAEAEAAIARIEAEVARATSEELPAPAPSANPVDEPKGTLMDLFRGRYLRRTSVLAGLWFAAYYVNHGISTWLPSLYTKEFGLDLTTALVFTLLSNVTGLLGTFVMAMLIDRTGRRPALIGAFVGTTLSLGVLALAGATSGGQVALFASCTTFFLYAINAGLYLYSPELYPTFNRAKGAAFGGLWNRCGVILGPVAVGAIIGAGGGLSLVFAQLAVMGAVGAVIAWFAVETKGRTLEELNT
- a CDS encoding TetR family transcriptional regulator is translated as METESKSTSRRRQAEGDARGAVPEPAAQRRPGSHDPEGNRRAVLDAARRLFGAHGFKGVGVRAIAAEAGVTPGLVMAYFGTKDGLFRAAVGSGAGVSGDVLAASGGEAGDLPGVLARAYLDRWDRLPADDPWPALIRSAVSHPPSAELLRAILDTQVGEPLAQVLGTGAEADVRATVIRSVLFGVIMERYVFAHEPAASVPTADLAPALTDVLATAFGDAREPAAPHGSGPDAPGPDRAEPGVPAPEEPGDAPASLFALLDDCAARHQLVVGRALREYGITLPAYDVLAALRDAGAPYRLTMGEVAAAGSARAGGLTQQADRLAEAGLIRRERDTDDRRIVRLRLTPEGLALTGRVAAVRSDRERELLAGLGHAERRRLTALLGTLAQTLGAGGREQ
- a CDS encoding XdhC family protein produces the protein MRHVIDQAAAWQSSGTRCVMATVVRTWGSAPHGPGASMLVTQDGRIVGSVSGGCVEAAVVAAAEEVFAGGPPVVERWGVGDEDAFAVGLTCGGTIEVLIREVSSEAPLGRVSEDAAAGVPVALVTPLDGGGSLAVGRGAVSGSLGGAAADRVAALAAEGMLGRGESGLVTVGEGVAGGRSPAAGAECAQERGLLVQSFAPRPRLLIFGAAEFARPLADFGAALGHHVTVCDARPAFADPERFPGADEVVVARPDRWFHTHADLVGPTTAVCVLTHDPRFDVPLLTRALRSDAGYVGAMGSRRTHEDRVERLRAAGVTEAQLAALRSPIGLDLGGRGVEETALSVVAEIVAVRRGGSGHPLTAGTGPVHAL
- a CDS encoding FAD binding domain-containing protein; this translates as MKPTPFDYTTARSVAEAVALLADPTRDAKIMAGGQSLIPMLNMRLARPELLVDITRIPELSHLTVDASGALHIGAAVRQSRTAADPAVRRGWPLLAAAIEHIGHPQIRSRGTVCGSLAHHDPAGELPTVARALDARFVITGPRGIRTVRAEDFFVATFSTAVGEDELLLEAVFPPPPAQHGWAFEELTRRHGDFATVAVSVLLERDSVAGTVRSARVVFSGAGPVPVRLPAAEDTLVGTRVGEEALAAARRAALAGLSPSADVHASAAHRRETAAHLLVRACTTAWERC
- a CDS encoding (2Fe-2S)-binding protein; the protein is MTPSVPVQTTVRTPPLAEPSGWHRITLTVNGEQITAEVESRLLLSDFLRDRLGLTGTHVGCEHGVCGACTVLLDDEPVRTCLALAVQCDGVSVRTVESLAPGDAPLTSVQRAFHECHGMQCGFCTPGFVMTATALTEQPERPGPEEVADALGGHLCRCTGYRNIRRAVCQALDERFGE
- a CDS encoding xanthine dehydrogenase family protein molybdopterin-binding subunit; this translates as MSHDSDPGRQDGGSWIGRSVPRVEDDRLLRGNGRYVDDIALPGAVEAAFLRSPHAHARIDSVDVKAALEAPGVIAVWTGADVADLPPMLNKEELRTPPGLAELLDPTVRMTPMPLLAADKVLYVGQPVALVVAENRYLAEDALELVDVRYTPLPVLVDPEDALSERAPLLHDDLPDNLAVAVETRVGDPDAAFASAHTVVGERFEAHRYVASPIETRAVQAQVDPYSGRLTVWSGTQTPHRLRDAVAHTLGLTAGTVHVVAADVGGGFGQKGILYVEELLVPHAARRLGRPVLWREDRNENLTASSHAREQIHSIELAADAEGRLIGVRDRILVNFGAYNMTGLVVPYNSLCHLLGPYRVPHVDIAVTGVLTNTTFATPYRGAGRPETVFAMERAMDRLAAELGIAPEELRARNLVGPEEMPYRTGLVDRSGSPQSYDSGDFPELLRRAVAKADVAGVRARQRAGAHDGRRIGIGFAMYIEATGLGPFETARIDVAPTGRVQVAIGAPSQGQGHRTSMAQIAAEAIGVPLGLIDVTGGDTDATPFGVGTIASRALVNAGNATHRAGRLVREKIIDAAARRLGVTADRLDLIDGVVAEEPGGVSIGLAELAGRAPLPGTPEPTDGRHGTELSETVHFRPPGFAVASGAHAAVVEVDEHTGQVKILHYVVVHDAGVIVNPMIAEGQVTGGIAQGIGGALYEEMVYGPDGQPRTGTYMDYLVPTSSEIPDLDMDELFTPSPMNDLGVKGLGEGGAIAPQAVLANAVEDALRPFGVVVRRGPLSPSRVRDLIRTAATRD
- a CDS encoding SRPBCC family protein, translating into MQLDHTFTVPADPDDAWKLFHDLGRVAPCMPGAVLDTLEGDSFTGRVKVKIGAVQMSYRGEGTVTRDEAARSMHLGLSGSETRGAGTASATVTATLTAGPGGTRVRVRTDLDITGRPAQFGRGIMTEVGDRLVQQFADRLEDLLRNSGPGSTGPAPAAPAGEPEAVDLGAAALPVLLRKAAVPAAAVLLTVVLVRVVRRRSRG
- a CDS encoding MarR family winged helix-turn-helix transcriptional regulator, with the translated sequence MAASKPGDQDAVAKVIEDWARERPELDTSPLEVLARLHRSFLRYSTGLTESIERHGLSVAGFDVLTALRRSGEPYRLTAGQLADSGLVSSAGVTLRIDRLEKDGLIVRERDTQDRRVVYCRLTDKGLATVDTAFAEHLDNENRMLGGLSPSERRQLARLLRKLEISILDADEGRAGETR
- a CDS encoding DUF4180 domain-containing protein, yielding MSTLQTIHDVPVLMCPAEGEPIRGEREALDLIGDGGYLGARWVVIPAERFDESFFQLGTRVAGDIVQKFVQYRLGLVVLGDVSRHAADSSALRDFIRECNRGNQTWFVADADELGERLKA
- a CDS encoding MFS transporter, with amino-acid sequence MATAPTARRHRLAVLAALMLAAFTFNTTENLPIGLLELISADMRVSLSAVGYLVTAYGLTVAAVSLPLAQATRSVPRRHVLTVLLAALVLSSLVSALGSGYWLLMIARLVTALAQALFWAVMGPVAVGLFPPAVRGRVIGVLSVAGSLALVLGVPLGTWLGQQSAWQFPLVVLAVLGLVSLVTIAVLLPTSRPEEGHAAYGSAPDGRRFAVVLVTTALSVTGAFAGYTYLVRFLGEVSGFSDTSVSALLMVSGLAGVAGVALAGPLLDRCPRGTLAVPVATQGAGMLGLYSFGTAPAGAVACLALLGGSLGPVFMATQNQMLRFAPGRTEIALAANSGAYNAGVAGGALLGGLILPAWDVRATFLVGGLLTAAAFAVLLVERMLPDVEKGRPAGSGRSAGATWA